In a genomic window of Streptomyces sp. NBC_00525:
- a CDS encoding rhodanese-like domain-containing protein: protein MTTDTPAFTPAALQHLLETGDGPRLLDVRTSGEFEAGHIPGACNVPLDTLREHRMELGRHLDQDVVLVCRSGARATQAEEALADAGLPNLRVLDGGMMAWEAAGAPVNRGRRRWELERQVRLVAGSIVLVSGVVGFFVPGVHLIGTAVGAGLTFAALSNTCAMGMMLSKLPYNRGPRTDVRTVIASLRDGA from the coding sequence ATGACGACCGACACCCCCGCCTTCACGCCCGCCGCCCTTCAGCACCTGCTCGAGACCGGTGACGGCCCCCGCCTGCTGGACGTGCGGACGTCCGGCGAGTTCGAGGCCGGACACATCCCCGGCGCCTGCAACGTGCCGCTGGACACCCTGCGCGAGCACCGCATGGAGCTGGGGCGGCACCTGGACCAGGACGTGGTGCTGGTCTGCCGCTCCGGCGCCCGCGCCACCCAGGCCGAGGAGGCGCTCGCCGACGCCGGCCTGCCGAACCTGCGGGTCCTGGACGGCGGCATGATGGCCTGGGAGGCCGCGGGCGCGCCGGTCAACCGCGGCCGGCGGCGCTGGGAGCTGGAACGGCAGGTCCGCCTCGTCGCCGGTTCGATCGTGCTGGTCAGCGGGGTCGTGGGCTTCTTCGTGCCCGGCGTGCACCTGATAGGCACCGCGGTCGGCGCCGGACTCACCTTCGCCGCGCTCAGCAACACCTGCGCCATGGGCATGATGCTCTCCAAGCTCCCGTACAACCGGGGCCCGCGCACCGATGTCCGTACGGTCATCGCCTCGCTCCGCGACGGGGCGTGA
- a CDS encoding MBL fold metallo-hydrolase: MFFSQYYLECLSHASYMIADEGTGRAVVVDPRRDVSEYLRDAEARGFTVVGVINTHFHADFVAGHLEVADRTGAWIGYGRRAETEYAIRPLADGDTISLGDVTLKIMETPGHTPESISVLVYERAEDSVPYGVLTGDALFIGDVGRPDLLASVGVTAAELGAMLHDSVQRKLMGLPDEVRVFPAHGAGSSCGKNLSTERQSTIGEQRATNYACAPMSEPDFVALVTAGQSAAPGYFAYDADLNRRARELFDPATAPRALDPADVLARRAAGAVVVDARDPQEFAAGHLRGAVNVPADGRFAEQAGTVLPLGAEVLVVAPEGREEEIVTRLARIGFDRVAGYLAAPDEALEAMADEVAPAGRLTAARLRAELDGANPPLVVDVRNCGERAENGFIEGALHIALGELPARLDEIPRDRPLVLHCAGGHRSSIAASLLRHHGFDDVSDVLGGWAAWALLNTPAAA; this comes from the coding sequence GTGTTCTTCTCGCAGTACTACCTCGAGTGCCTGTCCCACGCGTCGTACATGATCGCGGACGAGGGCACCGGCCGGGCGGTCGTCGTGGACCCGCGCCGGGACGTGTCCGAGTACCTGCGCGACGCCGAGGCGCGGGGCTTCACCGTGGTCGGCGTCATCAACACCCACTTCCACGCCGACTTCGTCGCCGGACACCTGGAGGTGGCCGACCGCACGGGCGCGTGGATCGGATACGGGCGCCGGGCCGAGACCGAGTACGCGATCCGCCCGCTGGCCGACGGCGACACCATCTCCCTCGGCGACGTGACGCTGAAGATCATGGAGACGCCCGGCCACACACCGGAGTCGATCAGCGTGCTGGTGTACGAGCGTGCCGAGGACAGCGTCCCGTACGGCGTGCTGACCGGCGACGCGCTGTTCATCGGGGACGTCGGCCGCCCGGACCTGCTCGCGTCGGTCGGCGTGACCGCCGCCGAGCTGGGCGCGATGCTCCACGACAGTGTGCAGCGCAAGCTGATGGGCCTGCCCGACGAGGTGCGCGTCTTCCCCGCCCACGGCGCCGGCTCCTCCTGCGGCAAGAACCTGTCCACCGAGCGGCAGTCCACCATCGGCGAGCAGCGCGCCACGAACTACGCCTGCGCGCCGATGAGCGAGCCGGACTTCGTCGCGCTCGTCACCGCCGGGCAGTCGGCGGCTCCCGGTTACTTCGCCTACGACGCCGACCTCAACCGCCGCGCGCGGGAGCTGTTCGACCCGGCGACCGCGCCGCGCGCGCTGGACCCGGCGGACGTCCTGGCCCGGCGCGCGGCCGGCGCGGTGGTCGTGGACGCACGCGACCCGCAGGAGTTCGCCGCCGGCCATCTGCGCGGCGCGGTCAACGTCCCGGCGGACGGCAGGTTCGCCGAGCAGGCCGGCACCGTGCTGCCGCTCGGGGCCGAGGTCCTGGTCGTGGCGCCGGAGGGCCGCGAGGAGGAGATCGTCACCCGGCTCGCCCGGATCGGCTTCGACCGCGTCGCCGGCTACCTCGCCGCGCCCGACGAGGCGCTGGAGGCGATGGCCGACGAGGTCGCCCCCGCCGGCCGCCTCACCGCCGCCCGGCTGCGCGCCGAGCTGGACGGGGCCAACCCGCCGCTCGTCGTCGATGTCCGCAACTGCGGCGAGCGCGCCGAGAACGGGTTCATCGAGGGCGCGCTGCACATCGCGCTCGGCGAGCTGCCCGCCCGGCTGGACGAGATCCCGCGCGACCGGCCGCTGGTCCTGCACTGCGCGGGCGGCCACCGCTCCTCGATCGCCGCGAGCCTGCTGCGCCACCACGGCTTCGACGACGTCTCCGACGTACTCGGCGGCTGGGCCGCCTGGGCCCTGCTCAACACGCCCGCCGCCGCCTGA
- a CDS encoding response regulator transcription factor gives MNDRRLRVVLAEDSVILRDGMVELLGARGCDVVATAGTAPELIAAVDEHRPDVAVVDIRMPPTQTDEGIRAAVDIRASAPEVGILVFSQHVETAWASRLLAGGAAGVGYLLKERVARTSEFVDALRRVAAGGTALDPEIVTQLMRGGRRGGVDALTPREREVLELMAQGHSNRSIAGRLVVSERAVEKHVAAVFTKFGLAARDTDNRRVKAVLAYLAEGGSRPAVTDGPAVRR, from the coding sequence GTGAACGACAGACGGCTGCGGGTGGTGCTGGCGGAGGACTCCGTGATTCTCCGCGACGGCATGGTGGAGCTGCTGGGCGCCCGCGGGTGCGATGTGGTGGCGACGGCGGGTACGGCACCGGAGCTGATCGCGGCGGTGGACGAGCACCGGCCGGATGTGGCCGTGGTGGACATCCGGATGCCTCCGACGCAGACCGACGAGGGCATCCGGGCCGCCGTGGACATCCGCGCCTCGGCCCCCGAGGTCGGCATCCTGGTGTTCTCGCAGCACGTCGAGACCGCCTGGGCCTCCCGGCTGCTGGCGGGCGGGGCGGCGGGGGTCGGGTACCTGCTGAAGGAACGGGTCGCCCGGACGTCCGAGTTCGTCGACGCGCTGCGCCGGGTCGCGGCCGGCGGCACCGCGCTCGACCCCGAGATCGTCACCCAGCTGATGCGGGGCGGGCGGCGCGGCGGGGTGGACGCCCTGACACCGCGTGAGCGCGAGGTGCTGGAGCTGATGGCGCAGGGGCATTCCAACCGGTCCATCGCCGGGCGGCTGGTGGTGTCGGAGCGGGCGGTGGAGAAGCATGTCGCAGCCGTGTTCACCAAGTTCGGTCTGGCGGCGAGGGACACCGACAACCGCCGGGTGAAGGCCGTCCTCGCCTACCTCGCGGAGGGCGGGAGCCGGCCGGCCGTCACAGACGGGCCGGCAGTGCGGCGGTGA
- a CDS encoding sensor histidine kinase, whose protein sequence is MAEPRRYPALRSGEWVFAVAGLPLAVAGGVYALAVLYAGALLSLTVLGLPFVAAALTGARGLGALHRRLAGRWLGEAVEAPPVPPRPVGLLARGRASLTDAVAWRALLYLLLRLPLGVLGFAAAVVMPLGGGWLVGFPLWVRLLEPGAQPATWADAVSVPLGLVVLLAVPGAVRVLSGANRALARSLLGPPRTQRRVRELENARATLLAQSTGELRRLERDLHDGTQARLIALAITLSLARDALPAAPAPELVQLRRLLERARDQTDDTVAELRRLTRGIHPVALDGGLAEALPGLAATSPVPVALRIDLPERPDPVIERAVYFCAAELLANIAKHSGARSAEIEAVGSGGRIRLSVRDDGRGGAAPGSGSGLTGLAERLAAVDGRLRIDSPPGGPTEITAALPARL, encoded by the coding sequence GTGGCTGAGCCGCGCCGGTACCCGGCGCTCCGGTCCGGCGAGTGGGTCTTCGCCGTCGCCGGCCTGCCGCTCGCCGTGGCCGGCGGGGTCTACGCGCTGGCCGTCCTGTACGCGGGGGCGCTGCTCTCCCTCACCGTGCTCGGGCTGCCGTTCGTCGCCGCCGCGTTGACGGGTGCCCGCGGTCTCGGCGCGCTGCACCGGAGGTTGGCCGGGCGGTGGCTGGGCGAGGCCGTCGAGGCGCCGCCCGTACCGCCCCGCCCGGTGGGTCTCCTCGCCCGGGGCCGTGCCTCGTTGACCGACGCGGTCGCTTGGCGGGCCCTGCTCTATCTGCTGCTGCGGTTGCCGCTCGGGGTGCTCGGGTTCGCCGCCGCCGTGGTGATGCCGCTGGGCGGTGGCTGGCTGGTCGGCTTCCCGCTCTGGGTGCGGCTGCTCGAACCGGGTGCGCAACCGGCCACGTGGGCGGACGCCGTGTCCGTGCCCCTCGGGCTGGTCGTCCTCCTCGCGGTGCCCGGCGCGGTACGCGTACTGAGCGGCGCGAACCGCGCTCTCGCCCGGTCTCTGCTCGGCCCGCCCCGTACCCAACGGCGCGTACGGGAACTGGAGAACGCCCGCGCCACCCTGCTCGCCCAGAGCACCGGCGAACTGCGCCGCCTGGAACGCGACCTGCACGACGGGACCCAGGCCCGGCTGATCGCCCTGGCCATCACCCTCTCGCTGGCCCGGGACGCGCTTCCCGCCGCCCCCGCCCCGGAGCTCGTACAGCTGCGCCGGCTCCTGGAACGGGCCCGGGACCAGACCGACGACACGGTCGCCGAACTGCGCCGGCTCACCCGGGGCATCCATCCGGTGGCGCTGGACGGCGGTCTCGCCGAGGCGCTGCCGGGGCTCGCCGCCACCTCGCCCGTACCGGTCGCCCTCCGCATCGACCTGCCCGAACGCCCGGACCCCGTGATCGAGCGGGCCGTCTACTTCTGCGCCGCCGAACTGCTGGCCAACATCGCCAAGCACAGCGGCGCCCGTTCGGCGGAGATCGAGGCCGTCGGGAGCGGCGGCCGTATCCGGCTGTCCGTACGCGACGACGGCCGCGGCGGCGCCGCCCCCGGCAGCGGCTCCGGGCTGACGGGCCTGGCCGAACGGCTCGCGGCGGTCGACGGCCGCCTGCGGATCGACAGCCCGCCCGGCGGGCCGACCGAGATCACCGCCGCACTGCCGGCCCGTCTGTGA
- a CDS encoding ABC transporter permease, translating to MTLLALGQLRRRPASFLGLAVALFLALTALTLFGSLFAADLATPAAVRNEADGPGLMVIAGAFGEIAVLVAFFVLVNALGFALRQQHRELALLRTIAATPRQMRRLVRTQVALTTLAMTAPGCAAGAAGARALLAELQRRGMAAPGVRVPGTPVPMLVASAAVLAVGLMASAVAARRISRVAPAAALTASSTEHSRTGAVRLLAAAGVLTGGVLLLRLAATRPAGEVDEAGQAALLGTLVLLVATALAGPFAARVLAAVLGTPVRLLAPGAGWLADANLRGYARRLASAAVPVALLVGLSGTMLIMTRTAEQAGGPAASGVTSDTDVWLRQAELAMLVCFAAVSTVNTLVAVTAERRREFALMRLTGAPRAQLLRMLTAESLLTAAVGILLGGAVAVAASAAFSTAVTGSSVPPLPAADCAWIVAGAAVLTIPAILVTGLLTVCGPALSPRPGTARG from the coding sequence GTGACCCTCCTCGCGCTCGGGCAGCTGCGCCGCCGCCCCGCCTCCTTCCTGGGCCTGGCGGTCGCGCTCTTCCTCGCCCTCACTGCTTTGACGCTGTTCGGCTCGCTGTTCGCCGCCGACCTCGCCACCCCGGCCGCGGTCCGCAACGAGGCCGACGGGCCCGGCCTGATGGTGATCGCCGGCGCCTTCGGCGAGATCGCCGTCCTGGTCGCGTTCTTCGTCCTGGTCAACGCCCTCGGGTTCGCCCTGCGCCAGCAGCACCGGGAACTGGCCCTGCTCCGCACCATCGCGGCGACACCCCGCCAGATGCGGCGCCTGGTCCGTACCCAGGTGGCCCTGACCACGCTGGCGATGACCGCACCGGGCTGCGCCGCAGGAGCCGCCGGGGCGCGGGCCCTGCTCGCCGAGCTGCAACGACGGGGGATGGCGGCACCGGGCGTACGGGTGCCGGGCACCCCCGTACCGATGCTGGTGGCGTCGGCCGCTGTACTCGCCGTGGGTCTGATGGCCTCGGCCGTCGCGGCGCGGCGGATCTCCCGCGTCGCGCCCGCCGCGGCCCTCACGGCGAGTTCGACCGAGCACAGCCGTACGGGCGCCGTGCGCCTGCTTGCCGCGGCCGGTGTCCTGACCGGCGGCGTCCTTCTGCTGCGGCTCGCCGCGACCCGGCCCGCCGGAGAGGTGGACGAGGCGGGGCAGGCGGCGCTGCTCGGCACCCTCGTGCTGCTGGTCGCCACCGCCCTGGCGGGGCCGTTCGCGGCGCGCGTCCTGGCGGCGGTGCTGGGCACGCCGGTACGCCTCCTGGCACCCGGCGCGGGATGGCTCGCCGACGCCAACCTGCGCGGGTACGCGCGGCGGCTCGCGTCCGCCGCGGTGCCGGTGGCCCTGCTCGTGGGGCTCTCCGGCACCATGCTGATCATGACCCGTACCGCCGAGCAGGCCGGTGGCCCGGCGGCCTCCGGCGTCACGTCCGACACGGACGTCTGGCTCCGCCAGGCCGAACTGGCCATGCTCGTCTGCTTCGCGGCGGTGTCCACAGTCAACACCCTGGTCGCCGTGACCGCCGAACGCCGCCGCGAGTTCGCACTGATGCGGCTCACCGGTGCCCCCCGCGCGCAACTGCTGCGCATGCTCACCGCCGAGTCCCTGCTGACCGCGGCGGTGGGCATCCTGCTCGGCGGTGCGGTCGCGGTCGCGGCGTCGGCGGCCTTCAGCACGGCGGTGACGGGGTCTTCGGTGCCGCCCCTGCCGGCGGCCGACTGCGCCTGGATCGTCGCGGGCGCGGCGGTCCTGACGATCCCGGCCATCCTGGTCACCGGCCTGCTGACGGTGTGCGGCCCCGCCCTCTCACCGCGTCCCGGAACCGCGCGTGGCTGA
- a CDS encoding ABC transporter ATP-binding protein: MNKTATTDIGTGMTVHAEDLHREYGRGGAVVHALRGVSVEMAPGTFTAVMGPSGSGKTTLLHCLAGMDRPTRGSVRWGGTEVSRLPERRLAVLRRNRVGFVFQAFNLMPAMTAAQNVALPRRLAGERPDRRRVQDALARVGLAGRERHRPGQLSGGQQQRVAIARALVSRPAMLFADEPTGALDRATGHEILALLRARVDEGGGTCVMVTHDPVAAGYADRVLLLADGVVVDELDHPTAARIGERLSRLGGGEQ, encoded by the coding sequence ATGAACAAGACGGCGACGACCGACATCGGGACGGGCATGACCGTCCACGCGGAGGATCTGCACCGGGAGTACGGGCGCGGCGGCGCCGTCGTGCACGCGCTGCGCGGGGTGTCGGTGGAGATGGCTCCCGGTACGTTCACGGCGGTGATGGGGCCGTCCGGCTCGGGGAAGACCACCCTGCTGCACTGCCTGGCCGGGATGGACCGGCCGACGCGGGGTTCCGTCCGGTGGGGCGGTACGGAGGTGTCCCGGCTGCCCGAACGGCGGCTCGCCGTCCTGCGCCGCAACCGGGTCGGGTTCGTGTTCCAGGCGTTCAACCTGATGCCGGCCATGACAGCCGCGCAGAACGTCGCCCTGCCCCGCCGGCTGGCCGGCGAACGCCCCGACCGGCGCCGGGTCCAGGATGCCCTCGCCCGTGTCGGACTGGCCGGGCGGGAACGGCACCGGCCGGGACAGCTCTCCGGCGGCCAGCAGCAACGGGTCGCCATCGCCCGCGCCCTCGTCTCCCGGCCCGCGATGCTGTTCGCCGACGAACCGACCGGCGCGCTCGACCGGGCCACCGGCCACGAGATCCTCGCCCTGCTGCGCGCCCGCGTCGACGAGGGCGGCGGGACCTGCGTGATGGTTACCCACGACCCCGTGGCCGCCGGGTACGCGGACCGGGTGCTGCTTCTCGCGGACGGCGTCGTCGTGGACGAACTCGACCACCCCACCGCCGCCCGGATCGGCGAACGCCTGAGCCGGCTGGGCGGGGGAGAGCAGTGA
- a CDS encoding MarR family transcriptional regulator produces MAVTLKEYTREELAAQPIGAWTGTACRLVVGAIREQLAVEDLTQPHWWTLNHVAGGPGTWTREALTARLAKWDDLGIDFEEVFDDLVARGWVTEEAGLLTLTGEGEAGRVRARERNLRVHQQVHEGVDTADFVTTINVLRRMVANLGGDGDLPV; encoded by the coding sequence ATGGCCGTGACGCTCAAGGAGTACACGCGGGAGGAACTGGCCGCTCAGCCCATCGGGGCATGGACCGGGACGGCCTGCCGGCTGGTGGTCGGGGCGATTCGCGAGCAGTTGGCGGTGGAGGACCTCACCCAGCCGCACTGGTGGACGCTGAACCACGTGGCCGGCGGGCCGGGCACCTGGACCCGTGAGGCGCTGACCGCGCGGCTGGCCAAGTGGGACGACCTGGGGATCGACTTCGAGGAGGTCTTCGACGATCTGGTCGCCCGTGGCTGGGTGACGGAGGAGGCGGGGCTGCTGACCCTGACCGGGGAAGGGGAGGCCGGCCGCGTACGGGCACGGGAGCGCAATCTGCGCGTCCACCAGCAGGTGCACGAGGGCGTGGACACCGCCGACTTCGTGACCACGATCAACGTCCTGCGCCGCATGGTCGCCAACCTCGGCGGCGACGGCGACCTGCCCGTCTGA
- a CDS encoding LysR family transcriptional regulator translates to MDQSELECFLVLADELHFGRTATRLHLSRARVSQLVQKLERRVGAPLFTRTSRSVALTGLGRRLRDDLEPHYRGIEEALARATATARGIEGVLHVGFSTPLAGEMVMKATERLRTSHPELAVEVCEVPLSDPYGMLRAGEFDVQLTDFPVHEDDLTRGPTLLTEDRVLAVAAAHPLAARAAVTLEDLAGLPLLTIAGDIPEYWLEHRLPIRTPSGAPIGQGPSVTNLQEALTLVAAGKGALLAGAHIALYHGRPGVTYIPVEGDTPLGYGLMWRSNGGTRAIELFARMIHEATRTM, encoded by the coding sequence GTGGATCAGAGCGAACTGGAATGCTTTCTCGTCCTCGCCGATGAGCTGCACTTCGGGCGCACCGCCACCCGGCTGCACCTCTCCCGCGCACGCGTGAGCCAGCTCGTCCAGAAGCTGGAGCGCCGGGTCGGGGCGCCGCTGTTCACCCGTACGAGCAGGAGCGTGGCCCTCACCGGACTGGGCCGGCGCCTGCGCGACGACCTCGAACCGCACTACCGGGGCATCGAGGAGGCCCTCGCCCGCGCCACCGCGACGGCACGCGGCATCGAGGGCGTCCTCCACGTCGGCTTCTCCACCCCGCTGGCCGGCGAGATGGTGATGAAGGCGACCGAGCGGCTGCGCACCAGCCATCCGGAACTCGCCGTCGAGGTCTGCGAGGTGCCGCTCTCCGACCCGTACGGCATGCTGCGCGCGGGCGAGTTCGACGTGCAGCTGACCGACTTCCCCGTGCACGAGGACGACCTGACCCGCGGCCCCACGCTCCTCACCGAGGACCGGGTCCTCGCCGTCGCCGCCGCCCATCCGCTGGCCGCGCGAGCCGCGGTGACGCTGGAGGACCTGGCCGGACTGCCCCTGCTGACCATCGCGGGCGACATCCCGGAGTACTGGCTGGAGCACCGCCTGCCGATCCGCACCCCCAGCGGGGCGCCCATCGGCCAGGGCCCGTCCGTCACCAACCTCCAGGAAGCCCTGACCCTGGTCGCCGCCGGCAAGGGCGCCCTCCTGGCCGGCGCCCACATCGCCCTCTACCACGGCCGCCCCGGCGTCACCTACATCCCGGTGGAGGGCGACACCCCGCTCGGCTACGGCCTGATGTGGCGCTCGAACGGCGGCACCCGGGCGATAGAACTCTTCGCCCGCATGATCCACGAGGCGACCCGCACGATGTAG
- a CDS encoding MFS transporter: MSALNATGGLSARKWGILLVLCGAIFLEGIDVAMLNVALPSIRTDLGLSTGELQWVMSAYVLGYGGFMLLGGRAADLFGRRQMFVFWLTVFLLFSGLGGLANDGWTLILARFVTGVAAAFMTPAGLSIITTGFAEGPERNRALLIYSGTAAGGFTVGLVAGGLLTAVGWRWVFFAPVVLSLLILVAALVFVPKSERPDRTGKRVDAAGALTVTAALVLIVLGVERAAHAGVAVSAGTLLAGLAFLVAFVLIERRSAEPLVRLAILRHGPLVRANLSAMLFAAGFFGFQFLVVLYLQELRGWSTLETSFAMLVIGVDAILSPTLTPRLVDRFGNARVILGGLLLAVLAYGLFLPVGADWSYAAMFPSLIVLGLAFSLAYGPLTIVATEGVAEEEQGLAGGLLYTAFQFGAAIGLSAVTAVSVAATRTDTPAGLLDGYRAGLLVPFAAAVVAAAVSAFGLRSRDGGTAPAPLDAAGSAEPAATPVSH, translated from the coding sequence ATGAGTGCCTTGAATGCCACCGGCGGACTGAGCGCGCGCAAGTGGGGCATCCTGCTCGTCCTGTGCGGCGCGATCTTCCTCGAAGGCATCGACGTGGCCATGCTCAACGTGGCCCTGCCCTCGATCCGTACCGATCTGGGACTGTCCACCGGCGAGCTGCAGTGGGTCATGAGCGCCTACGTCCTCGGCTACGGCGGCTTCATGCTCCTCGGCGGACGGGCCGCCGACCTCTTCGGACGCCGTCAGATGTTCGTCTTCTGGCTCACCGTCTTCCTGCTGTTCTCCGGGCTCGGCGGCCTCGCGAACGACGGGTGGACGCTGATCCTCGCCCGGTTCGTCACGGGCGTCGCCGCGGCCTTCATGACCCCGGCGGGCCTGTCCATCATCACCACCGGTTTCGCCGAGGGCCCCGAGCGCAACAGGGCGCTCCTCATCTACTCCGGCACCGCGGCGGGCGGGTTCACGGTCGGTCTGGTGGCCGGCGGGCTGCTGACCGCCGTCGGCTGGCGGTGGGTGTTCTTCGCCCCGGTCGTGCTCTCCCTCCTCATCCTCGTCGCGGCCCTCGTGTTCGTCCCCAAGTCGGAGCGGCCCGACCGGACCGGCAAGCGCGTGGACGCGGCCGGCGCCCTCACCGTCACCGCCGCCCTCGTACTGATCGTGCTGGGCGTCGAGCGCGCCGCCCACGCGGGCGTCGCCGTCAGCGCGGGCACCCTGCTGGCCGGGCTCGCGTTCCTGGTGGCGTTCGTGCTCATCGAGCGGCGGTCCGCCGAGCCCCTGGTACGCCTGGCGATCCTGCGCCACGGGCCGCTGGTGCGGGCCAACCTGTCGGCGATGCTGTTCGCGGCCGGGTTCTTCGGGTTCCAGTTCCTGGTGGTGCTGTACCTCCAGGAGCTGCGGGGCTGGTCGACGCTGGAGACCAGTTTCGCGATGCTGGTCATCGGCGTCGACGCGATCCTCTCGCCGACGCTCACCCCGCGGCTCGTCGACCGCTTCGGCAACGCCAGGGTGATCCTGGGCGGCCTCCTGCTCGCGGTGCTCGCCTACGGGCTGTTCCTGCCGGTCGGCGCGGACTGGAGCTACGCCGCGATGTTCCCGAGCCTGATCGTCCTCGGGCTCGCCTTCTCGCTGGCGTACGGCCCCCTGACCATCGTGGCGACGGAGGGCGTCGCGGAGGAGGAGCAGGGGCTCGCGGGCGGTCTGCTGTACACCGCCTTCCAGTTCGGCGCCGCGATCGGCCTCTCCGCCGTCACCGCGGTCAGCGTGGCCGCGACCCGTACGGACACGCCCGCGGGCCTGCTCGACGGCTACCGGGCCGGGCTGCTCGTCCCGTTCGCCGCGGCCGTCGTCGCAGCCGCCGTCAGCGCGTTCGGACTGCGCTCCCGCGACGGCGGTACGGCGCCCGCGCCGCTGGACGCCGCCGGCTCCGCGGAACCCGCCGCCACCCCCGTATCGCACTGA
- a CDS encoding pyridoxamine 5'-phosphate oxidase family protein, with protein sequence MTEVVSEFSEIEGTFLDYVREIKYATMVTVDREQRPRARVLLPVWEIVDGVPVGWLASYRTPVKSAHLANNPHTTYAYWSPRQNAAFVDSVSTWAEDEESKRHAWRLYQRGGPPGVGYDPVRYWRGGPGDPGYHVLRIDPWRIQLVRGADLHGTLWRRREPDPAGAAGTGPAARAA encoded by the coding sequence ATGACCGAAGTCGTCAGCGAGTTCTCCGAGATCGAAGGCACCTTTCTCGACTACGTCCGCGAGATCAAGTACGCCACGATGGTCACCGTCGACCGCGAACAGCGCCCGCGCGCCCGTGTGCTGCTGCCCGTGTGGGAGATCGTCGACGGGGTACCGGTCGGCTGGCTCGCCTCGTACCGCACCCCGGTGAAGAGCGCGCACCTGGCGAACAACCCGCACACGACGTACGCCTACTGGAGCCCCCGGCAGAACGCGGCCTTCGTGGACAGCGTCTCGACGTGGGCGGAGGACGAGGAGTCCAAGCGCCACGCGTGGCGGCTGTACCAGCGGGGCGGGCCGCCGGGCGTGGGCTACGACCCGGTCCGCTACTGGCGGGGCGGCCCCGGTGATCCCGGCTACCACGTGCTGCGGATCGACCCGTGGCGCATCCAGCTCGTCCGGGGCGCCGATCTCCACGGCACGCTGTGGCGCAGACGGGAACCGGACCCGGCGGGGGCCGCCGGGACCGGCCCGGCGGCCCGCGCCGCCTGA
- a CDS encoding response regulator transcription factor, whose protein sequence is MSGPDAPGADTPVSLVIADDDEVTRSGLRTLLGMQPGITVSGEAADGVEAVRQARLLRPDVVLMDVRMPRLNGIEATRRLLAEPGTGEPPKVVVITTFENDGYVTAALSAGAAGFVLKRLPVPRIAEAVRVVAAGEAVLFPAALRRMVTARPLTSAEALPRAALTVREEETLRLMATGLSNPEIAELCRVSLETVKTHVGHVLAKLGAQNRTHAVVIAYESGLVVPGVGD, encoded by the coding sequence GTGAGCGGCCCGGACGCGCCCGGCGCGGACACCCCCGTCTCCCTCGTGATCGCGGACGACGACGAGGTCACCCGCAGCGGCCTGCGCACCCTGCTCGGGATGCAGCCGGGGATCACGGTGTCCGGCGAGGCCGCAGACGGCGTCGAGGCGGTCCGGCAGGCCCGGCTGCTGCGGCCGGACGTGGTCCTGATGGACGTACGGATGCCCCGCCTCAACGGCATCGAGGCAACCCGCCGACTGCTCGCGGAGCCGGGTACGGGTGAGCCGCCCAAGGTCGTGGTCATCACCACCTTCGAGAACGACGGCTACGTCACCGCCGCCCTCAGCGCCGGGGCCGCCGGCTTCGTCCTCAAACGGCTCCCCGTGCCCCGGATCGCGGAGGCGGTGCGGGTGGTGGCGGCCGGTGAGGCGGTCCTCTTCCCGGCGGCCCTGCGCCGGATGGTCACCGCCCGCCCGCTCACCTCCGCCGAGGCGCTGCCGCGCGCGGCCCTGACGGTCCGGGAGGAGGAGACGCTGCGGCTGATGGCGACCGGCCTGTCCAATCCGGAGATCGCGGAGCTGTGCCGGGTGAGCCTGGAGACGGTGAAGACGCATGTGGGCCATGTGCTGGCCAAGCTGGGCGCACAGAACCGGACTCACGCGGTGGTGATCGCGTACGAGTCCGGTCTGGTCGTGCCCGGTGTCGGGGACTGA